A stretch of the Nothobranchius furzeri strain GRZ-AD chromosome 5, NfurGRZ-RIMD1, whole genome shotgun sequence genome encodes the following:
- the mlf2 gene encoding myeloid leukemia factor 2 codes for MFRFLTDADDDPYMMDPFAAHRHQMRSMFGPFAMDPFALAPQIQPHRAARRPAGPLAPFGMMGMGGGFMDMFGMMEEMMGNVERMTGTPNCQTFSSSTVISYSSSDVGAPKVYQQTSATRTGPGGIRETRQSMRDSESGFERLAIGHHIGDRAHIMERSRNRRTGDREERQDFINLDETDAEAFDEEWRRGAGRYTSPNARGLEYGQDPRGGGQQLALPAPSNSTPPHRHESPRHRQPQTRPRYDW; via the exons GGATCCGTTTGCTGCTCATAGGCACCAAATGAGAAGTATGTTTGGACCATTTGCAATGGATCCATTTGCTCTTGCACCCCAGATACAGCCACATCGTGCAGCACGCAGACCG GCTGGCCCACTTGCTCCATTTGGCATGATGGGAATG GGTGGAGGCTTCATGGATATGTTTGGCATGATGgaagaaatgatgggaaacgtg GAAAGGATGACCGGAACACCAAACTGCCAAACATTTTCCTCCTCGACAGTGATCTCCTATTCATCTTCAGACGTGGGGGCTCCTAAGGTTTATCAGCAGACAAGTGCAACAAGAACAGGCCCAGGAGGG ATCCGTGAAACACGGCAGTCCATGAGGGACAGCGAGAGCGGCTTTGAGCGGCTCGCCATCGGCCATCATATTGGGGATCGTGCACACATAATGGAGCGTTCACGAAATCGCCGCACTGGTGATCGCGAGGAACGGCAAGACTTCATTAACCTCGATGAGA CTGATGCTGAAGCGTTTGATGAGGAGTGGAGGAGGGGGGCAGGAAGATACACTTCCCCAAATGCTCGTGGGCTGGAGTACGGTCAGGATCCGCGTGGGGGAGGACAGCAGCTGGCCCTCCCGGCCCCTTCCAACTCAACGCCCCCTCATCGACATGAGTCTCCCAGACACCGTCAGCCCCAAACCCGCCCACGTTACGACTGGTGA